A single genomic interval of Candidatus Limnocylindria bacterium harbors:
- a CDS encoding metalloregulator ArsR/SmtB family transcription factor has product EPTRLAIVQQLASDGEVCACDFTDCCGVSQPTVSHHLKVLREAGVVTCERRGTWIYYRLDPKTAARIAKLGHLLTAGATREPKKVTPKLLVRA; this is encoded by the coding sequence GGAGCCGACGCGCCTGGCCATCGTCCAGCAGCTGGCGTCGGACGGCGAGGTCTGCGCCTGCGACTTCACGGACTGCTGCGGCGTGAGCCAGCCGACGGTCTCGCATCACCTCAAGGTGCTCCGCGAGGCAGGCGTCGTGACCTGCGAGCGCCGCGGAACGTGGATCTATTACCGGCTCGACCCGAAGACCGCGGCTCGTATCGCGAAGCTCGGCCACCTGCTCACGGCCGGCGCGACGCGCGAGCCCAAGAAAGTGACTCCGAAGCTGCTGGTCCGCGCATGA